One window from the genome of Gimesia aquarii encodes:
- a CDS encoding NADPH-dependent assimilatory sulfite reductase hemoprotein subunit: protein MTSPEGPKLSKLEALKDGSHQLRGTIAEELQNDSNEFTADSTQILKHHGTYQQDDRDLRKAKNPDGTRKGKAYSCMIRTRVPGGKVTAEQFLAELDLCEQYGDGTVRLTTRQGFQLHGVIKGNLRAAIKGINVSKLTTLAACGDVNRNVMACPAPYKNNSVFDAMQDMAYAIAEHLKPKTTSYFDLWITDEEGNKTNEAEFQPVEEPIYGKVYLPRKFKIGIALPEDNCVDIYTQDIGLLGIVENDQIIGYNFYVGGGMGVTPSNKKTYAALAKPLGFVENDQVLAVAEAVVKVQRDFGNREDRKQARMKYLVNNWGIEKFREKVAEYLGAPITDPRSVEVTGIDDHMGWHEQGDGKLFLGVNIENGRIKDAGDLRIKTGLRKILETYKFEARITAKQSVIFCDIDPSDRDAIDQILVEHGMKKADELTLIRRFSMACPALPMCGLSVTESERVMPELITEFEEELARQGLQDERISVNMTGCPNGCARPYIPDIGLVGKAVGKYTLFLGGNSLGNRLAFIYDDLVPLGEITSRLSPVLEYFKEARQAGESFGDFCHRIGKESLQEKAGLAAK, encoded by the coding sequence ATGACATCTCCAGAAGGCCCTAAGCTTTCCAAACTGGAAGCTCTGAAAGATGGCAGCCACCAGCTTCGTGGAACCATTGCTGAAGAATTACAGAATGACAGTAATGAATTTACTGCTGATTCCACACAAATTTTGAAACATCACGGAACTTATCAACAGGATGACCGTGATTTGAGAAAAGCCAAAAATCCAGATGGAACACGTAAAGGTAAGGCTTATAGTTGTATGATCCGAACCCGGGTTCCTGGTGGGAAAGTAACAGCAGAACAATTCCTGGCCGAATTGGATCTTTGTGAACAGTACGGCGATGGTACCGTTCGTTTAACAACGCGACAGGGATTTCAACTGCATGGGGTTATCAAAGGTAACCTTCGAGCAGCCATCAAAGGGATCAATGTTTCCAAGCTGACCACTTTGGCTGCCTGTGGTGATGTCAACCGGAATGTTATGGCCTGCCCTGCTCCCTATAAGAATAATTCTGTTTTCGATGCCATGCAGGATATGGCGTATGCTATCGCGGAACACCTCAAACCCAAAACGACATCTTATTTTGACTTATGGATTACAGACGAAGAGGGCAACAAAACCAACGAAGCAGAATTCCAACCCGTAGAAGAACCAATCTATGGTAAAGTCTACCTGCCTCGAAAATTCAAGATCGGTATTGCACTCCCTGAAGACAATTGTGTTGATATTTATACTCAAGACATCGGCCTATTAGGAATTGTAGAAAATGATCAAATCATTGGATACAACTTCTATGTTGGCGGTGGAATGGGAGTAACTCCCAGTAATAAAAAGACCTATGCCGCTCTCGCAAAGCCGCTTGGATTCGTTGAAAATGATCAGGTACTCGCGGTCGCCGAAGCAGTTGTCAAAGTTCAACGTGATTTTGGAAACCGTGAAGACCGAAAACAGGCTCGTATGAAATACCTGGTGAATAACTGGGGAATTGAGAAGTTTCGGGAAAAAGTAGCTGAATACCTGGGTGCCCCGATCACAGATCCTCGCTCAGTCGAAGTGACAGGGATAGATGATCACATGGGATGGCACGAACAGGGAGATGGCAAATTATTCCTCGGTGTGAATATTGAAAACGGTCGTATCAAGGATGCCGGTGACCTCAGAATTAAAACCGGCCTGCGAAAGATTCTGGAAACATACAAATTTGAAGCCCGAATCACTGCAAAACAGAGTGTGATTTTCTGCGATATCGATCCTTCTGATCGAGACGCGATTGATCAAATACTGGTAGAGCATGGTATGAAAAAAGCGGATGAATTGACTCTGATTCGTCGATTCTCGATGGCTTGTCCTGCTTTACCAATGTGTGGTCTCTCGGTAACAGAATCGGAACGAGTAATGCCGGAACTGATTACAGAATTTGAAGAAGAACTGGCTCGCCAGGGACTTCAAGATGAGCGGATCTCTGTCAACATGACTGGTTGCCCCAACGGGTGTGCTCGCCCTTATATCCCTGATATCGGTCTGGTTGGAAAAGCGGTCGGAAAATACACCCTTTTTCTCGGAGGCAATTCTCTGGGGAACCGTCTGGCATTCATCTATGACGACTTAGTCCCCCTGGGCGAAATCACCAGCCGACTCTCTCCTGTACTTGAATATTTCAAGGAGGCACGTCAGGCAGGTGAATCATTTGGAGATTTCTGCCACCGAATTGGTAAGGAGTCGTTACAGGAAAAAGCAGGTTTGGCAGCGAAATAA
- a CDS encoding phosphatidylglycerophosphatase A family protein, whose product MRNIKEQFILLLATGLGIGYAPHAPGTFGSLLGPLLVMGILYWNLAFPVYLILTVVLFLVGVYVCNQGAKILGLDDPGCIVFDEIAAFTVVLIPVVYWPSSANYLWISIIAFLWFRLFDIWKPWPVRFFDRIHGGWGIMADDYVAAIYAAICLYGTLIVLGWF is encoded by the coding sequence ATGAGAAATATCAAAGAGCAATTCATTCTGTTGCTAGCTACAGGGCTGGGAATAGGTTATGCGCCGCATGCTCCCGGCACATTTGGCAGTTTGTTAGGCCCTTTGTTAGTCATGGGGATTCTCTATTGGAATCTGGCGTTTCCTGTCTATCTAATACTGACAGTGGTTCTTTTTTTGGTTGGGGTCTATGTTTGTAATCAAGGAGCAAAAATTCTGGGTTTAGACGATCCTGGATGTATTGTTTTCGATGAAATCGCTGCGTTCACTGTGGTGTTGATACCTGTGGTCTATTGGCCCAGCTCTGCGAATTATCTATGGATTTCAATCATTGCGTTTCTCTGGTTCCGATTGTTTGACATCTGGAAACCTTGGCCGGTTCGTTTTTTTGATCGAATTCATGGTGGTTGGGGAATTATGGCGGATGACTATGTTGCCGCCATTTATGCGGCGATTTGTCTTTACGGAACATTAATTGTTTTGGGGTGGTTTTAG
- a CDS encoding GNAT family N-acetyltransferase, with the protein MDIQVANYDSDRDLEAVKRLWHEIGWMRDNSDAEHQLLQTELSLGQVRVARIDDVTESIALGANAILQYLDTELPLAAVTGVATGRVARKKGLARRATARLIADMAAEGAALSMLGIFDQGYYDRLGFGTGSYDHRVAVQPQDLCVPLPKSTPRRLSSTDWEEMHACRTRRMKRHGYVTFTSPAATQCETIRSDYFGFGFSDAASGELTHYLWCNTDDLEYGPYQVMSMVYENYGQLLELLGTLKSLEDQVQLVTLVEPPDIQLQDLVSRPFYRLATLKEGKFGTGIRSYAVWQARICNLHACLQQTQLECEPLRFNLELTDPIAEFLDEDQPWRGVAGQYVVTLADESGVEQGKVADLPTLTATVGAFTRLWLGVRPATGLAATDQLNASPELLTQLDSALRLPAPSWDWRF; encoded by the coding sequence ATGGATATTCAAGTCGCCAACTATGACTCAGATCGCGACTTGGAAGCGGTCAAGCGGCTTTGGCACGAAATCGGTTGGATGCGTGACAATTCCGATGCAGAGCATCAGCTTTTGCAAACGGAGTTGTCCCTGGGACAGGTCCGTGTTGCCCGCATCGATGATGTGACCGAATCAATCGCCCTCGGAGCGAATGCGATACTGCAATATCTGGATACGGAACTGCCACTGGCAGCGGTGACCGGAGTTGCCACCGGTCGGGTGGCGCGCAAGAAAGGACTGGCACGCAGAGCAACGGCCCGGCTCATCGCCGATATGGCCGCTGAGGGAGCAGCGCTCAGTATGCTTGGAATATTCGACCAGGGCTATTACGACCGGCTGGGTTTTGGCACGGGGAGCTACGACCATCGGGTGGCCGTGCAACCGCAGGACCTGTGCGTCCCACTTCCCAAAAGCACACCGAGACGGCTTTCGTCCACCGACTGGGAAGAGATGCACGCGTGCCGCACGCGGCGAATGAAGCGACACGGGTACGTCACCTTTACCTCACCTGCGGCGACACAATGTGAGACCATACGCAGTGATTATTTCGGGTTCGGGTTTAGTGATGCAGCCAGCGGAGAGTTGACTCACTATCTCTGGTGCAACACTGATGATCTCGAGTACGGCCCGTATCAAGTCATGTCGATGGTCTATGAAAACTACGGACAACTTTTAGAATTGCTTGGCACACTCAAGAGTTTGGAAGACCAGGTCCAGTTGGTCACGCTGGTCGAGCCACCCGATATTCAGTTGCAGGATCTGGTGTCGCGGCCCTTTTATCGTCTTGCCACATTAAAAGAAGGAAAGTTTGGCACCGGCATTCGCAGCTACGCTGTCTGGCAGGCACGCATCTGTAATCTACATGCTTGTCTGCAACAGACGCAGTTGGAGTGTGAGCCCCTGCGCTTCAACCTTGAGTTGACAGATCCGATCGCCGAGTTCCTTGACGAGGATCAGCCATGGCGCGGCGTGGCCGGGCAGTACGTCGTGACACTTGCGGACGAATCGGGAGTCGAGCAAGGAAAAGTGGCCGATCTGCCGACCCTCACGGCAACGGTCGGCGCATTCACACGCTTATGGTTGGGCGTGCGACCCGCAACCGGACTGGCGGCAACCGATCAACTAAATGCTTCACCCGAGTTACTGACCCAACTCGACTCCGCATTGCGGCTACCCGCCCCCTCATGGGACTGGCGTTTTTAA
- a CDS encoding GNAT family N-acetyltransferase — protein sequence MSKVIELNEIDALGDYHQDWTRLLSVTPGGSFFRSMEWLQAYWTHFSGNQKLRVLVVRECGEFTGIVPLCVRRIKTKFGPCRILAFPFDDWCSVYGPISADPETTLTSVLDYLVHARRDWDLIDLRGVDSDGFDGGATERAFTSRKMSYQKFLWNQTIYLDLNQTWEEYLSSRSGNDRRTYLRAERKVSEDGEVEYLRYRPRGEAYGESDPRWDLYEQCEKIAAKSWQGSSTTGTTLTHANVSQFFRDSYESAIQAGAMDLNLVYLSGQPAAFSYNYYLNGRLDGLRMGYDHTLSKNGLGRLLTGRLIHDSIDRGDQLLDMGHGAIDSKKCWYSSIQDVYRYVYYSPESTMGNILNLSHHVADWFRDRFSSREEKVTGQECEVQSTRS from the coding sequence ATGTCAAAAGTGATCGAACTGAATGAGATCGACGCCTTAGGCGATTATCACCAGGACTGGACACGGCTGCTGTCCGTGACACCAGGTGGTTCATTTTTTCGTTCTATGGAATGGCTGCAAGCTTATTGGACTCATTTTTCCGGTAACCAGAAATTACGCGTACTGGTAGTCCGGGAATGTGGTGAATTCACAGGGATTGTACCATTATGCGTGCGCCGGATTAAAACCAAGTTTGGCCCCTGTCGCATCTTGGCGTTTCCCTTTGATGACTGGTGTAGCGTTTATGGTCCGATTTCCGCTGATCCGGAAACCACACTGACGTCGGTTTTAGACTATCTCGTTCACGCGCGGCGGGATTGGGATCTGATTGATCTGCGCGGAGTGGACAGTGATGGTTTTGATGGCGGGGCCACAGAACGTGCCTTCACATCGCGAAAAATGTCGTATCAGAAGTTTCTCTGGAACCAGACCATTTATCTTGATCTGAATCAGACCTGGGAGGAGTACCTCTCATCTCGATCAGGAAATGATCGTCGTACTTATTTGCGGGCGGAACGCAAGGTGTCCGAAGATGGCGAGGTGGAATATTTGCGTTATCGTCCTCGGGGGGAGGCTTACGGCGAATCAGATCCCCGTTGGGATCTCTATGAACAGTGTGAAAAAATTGCTGCCAAAAGTTGGCAGGGATCGTCCACCACAGGGACTACACTCACTCACGCAAATGTATCACAGTTCTTTCGAGATTCCTACGAAAGTGCGATTCAAGCAGGAGCCATGGATTTAAATCTGGTTTATCTGTCCGGCCAGCCAGCGGCATTCAGCTACAATTATTACCTCAATGGGCGTCTCGACGGGTTACGTATGGGTTATGATCATACACTTTCGAAGAACGGACTGGGACGATTATTGACCGGACGGTTAATTCATGACAGTATAGATCGAGGGGATCAGCTGCTGGATATGGGGCATGGTGCGATTGACTCCAAGAAATGCTGGTACTCCTCGATTCAGGATGTTTATCGTTATGTCTATTATTCTCCTGAATCAACGATGGGGAACATCCTGAATTTAAGCCATCATGTGGCTGACTGGTTCCGCGACCGATTTTCGAGCCGTGAAGAAAAGGTAACGGGCCAGGAATGTGAAGTGCAATCAACACGAAGTTGA
- a CDS encoding 2-isopropylmalate synthase: protein MSDDTVMIFDTTLRDGEQSPGCSMTTSEKMKVAGELVELGVDIIEAGFPIASPGDFEAVQKIAQEFGSQTTICALARCRKDDIDRAWESLKEAEKSRIHVFLATSSIHREHKLKMNKEQIVETAVEMVKRARAYCADVEFSPEDAARTEKDFLCEVVEKAIEAGATTVNIPDTVGYATPAHYHGVITTLKQNVPNINKAIISTHCHNDLGLAVANSLSAVEAGARQIECTVNGLGERAGNCALEEVVMALKTRSDYYGLHTNINTKRLYPISHLVSTVTGMTVQRNKAIVGKNAFAHEAGIHQHGVLQERTTYEIMHPEDVGYIGTNLVLGKHSGRHAFRDRIQSLGHNLDDETFQRIFDEFIALADKKKEIYDSDIIALIENQVTDTPEKWKIARFHTSAGTGTIATATIELSDENEKIHCDAATGDGPVDAVFRALERISGISGVLEQYHVGSVSSGKDAQGEVRVEVLINGKLYTGRGVSTDIIESSAKAYLQAINKAAAKQ, encoded by the coding sequence ATGTCCGATGACACCGTTATGATTTTCGACACCACCTTGCGAGATGGTGAACAGTCCCCTGGTTGCAGCATGACAACCTCTGAAAAGATGAAAGTAGCCGGGGAACTTGTGGAGCTGGGTGTCGATATCATTGAAGCAGGCTTTCCGATTGCCTCTCCAGGCGATTTCGAAGCGGTTCAAAAAATCGCCCAGGAATTTGGCAGCCAGACAACAATCTGCGCCTTGGCACGCTGCCGCAAAGATGACATTGATCGTGCCTGGGAATCGTTGAAAGAAGCCGAAAAATCACGGATCCATGTTTTTCTGGCGACTAGCTCAATCCATCGTGAGCATAAATTAAAAATGAATAAGGAACAAATCGTGGAAACGGCCGTGGAAATGGTTAAGCGGGCCCGCGCTTATTGTGCTGATGTCGAATTCTCGCCGGAAGATGCCGCCCGCACTGAAAAAGACTTCCTCTGTGAAGTTGTTGAAAAGGCAATTGAAGCTGGCGCCACCACTGTCAATATTCCTGACACGGTCGGCTATGCGACCCCTGCACACTACCATGGGGTAATCACAACGCTCAAGCAAAACGTCCCCAATATTAATAAAGCGATCATCAGTACGCACTGTCATAATGATCTTGGATTGGCTGTTGCCAACAGCTTGTCAGCTGTCGAAGCTGGAGCAAGACAGATTGAGTGCACCGTCAACGGTCTCGGAGAGCGCGCAGGAAACTGTGCTCTGGAAGAAGTCGTTATGGCTTTAAAGACACGGTCTGATTACTACGGTTTACATACGAATATTAATACAAAGCGTTTGTATCCGATTAGCCACCTCGTTTCGACCGTGACTGGCATGACCGTGCAACGCAATAAGGCGATTGTGGGGAAGAACGCATTTGCCCATGAAGCTGGCATTCACCAGCATGGGGTGTTGCAGGAACGCACGACTTACGAAATCATGCATCCGGAAGATGTCGGCTACATCGGTACTAACCTTGTGCTGGGGAAACACAGCGGACGACATGCATTTCGTGACCGTATCCAGTCATTAGGACACAACCTCGATGATGAAACATTCCAGCGAATCTTTGATGAATTTATCGCGCTGGCTGACAAGAAAAAAGAGATCTATGATTCCGACATCATTGCCTTGATTGAGAACCAGGTAACTGATACGCCTGAAAAATGGAAAATCGCGCGGTTTCACACTTCTGCAGGAACAGGCACAATCGCTACTGCGACAATAGAACTGAGCGATGAGAATGAAAAGATCCACTGTGATGCCGCAACCGGTGATGGCCCCGTTGATGCTGTTTTCCGTGCTCTCGAACGAATTTCAGGAATCTCAGGTGTATTGGAACAATACCATGTGGGTAGCGTTTCCAGCGGAAAAGACGCGCAAGGTGAAGTTCGAGTGGAAGTTCTGATTAACGGAAAGCTGTATACAGGCCGCGGTGTGAGCACAGACATCATCGAATCGAGTGCCAAAGCTTATTTACAAGCAATCAATAAGGCGGCAGCTAAGCAGTAA
- a CDS encoding SgcJ/EcaC family oxidoreductase yields MRLTVTLATLVFISGIVNAFCEDPSVAQSSSDSSADLKAIQAAGQAFIKAFNHRDADAIATMWDEDGDYIDETGTVYSGREAIKNEFERYFHNSYGRKVQVHPKSIRFIQPDVVLIDGTSEVDPPPPGKPVMGRFSAIRVKKDGKWLLTSVRESAVEVPSNYEHLKHLEWMLGEWVDKDESSSIYTSAVWSKNKNFIIRKFKVNLNGRIVLSGSQRVGWDPIRKQIKSWTFDSDGGVAEGYWSQKGNQWIVRKSSVLQDGRHASATNIYTIINDDSFLWESKNRIVGQEHEPDIEQVKVVRLPPAIAP; encoded by the coding sequence ATGAGATTGACTGTGACTTTGGCGACGCTCGTCTTTATTTCAGGTATCGTTAATGCATTCTGCGAAGACCCTTCTGTAGCTCAATCATCCAGTGATTCGAGTGCAGATCTGAAAGCCATTCAGGCAGCAGGTCAGGCGTTTATCAAAGCTTTCAATCATCGCGATGCCGACGCGATTGCCACCATGTGGGATGAAGATGGTGACTACATTGATGAAACTGGTACGGTTTATTCCGGTCGTGAGGCAATTAAGAACGAGTTCGAACGATATTTTCATAACAGTTATGGCCGCAAAGTTCAGGTTCACCCCAAATCGATTCGCTTTATTCAACCCGATGTGGTTTTGATTGACGGGACCTCTGAAGTTGATCCTCCTCCACCTGGAAAACCAGTCATGGGGCGCTTTTCAGCGATTCGGGTCAAAAAAGATGGCAAGTGGTTACTTACATCAGTTCGAGAGTCAGCAGTAGAAGTGCCATCTAATTATGAGCACTTAAAACATTTGGAATGGATGCTCGGTGAATGGGTTGATAAGGATGAATCATCCAGCATTTATACTTCAGCAGTCTGGAGTAAGAATAAAAATTTCATCATCCGTAAATTTAAAGTAAATTTGAACGGTCGCATTGTGCTTTCCGGTTCACAGCGCGTTGGTTGGGATCCGATCCGAAAACAAATCAAAAGTTGGACGTTTGACTCAGATGGAGGCGTTGCGGAAGGTTATTGGTCACAGAAGGGGAACCAATGGATCGTACGTAAAAGCAGCGTTCTTCAAGATGGCAGACACGCCTCTGCGACAAACATTTATACCATCATTAATGATGATAGTTTTCTTTGGGAATCCAAAAACAGAATTGTGGGTCAGGAACATGAACCTGATATCGAGCAGGTGAAAGTCGTTCGTCTACCTCCTGCGATTGCTCCATAA
- the folD gene encoding bifunctional methylenetetrahydrofolate dehydrogenase/methenyltetrahydrofolate cyclohydrolase FolD translates to MSAEIIDGKKLAITFREQVAQEVAQFKEQSQIVPHLTAILVGEDPASAVYVRNKQRACEKAGIQSTLKRLPAETTQDELLKLVQELNADKGVHGILVQLPLPKHIDEVAILDVVNPLKDVDAFHPENVGLIVQGRPRYLPCTPYGIQQMILSTEMETAGKHAVILGRSEIVGKPMAMLLIQRGLGADATVTICHSRTQNLKEIVKSADIIIAAIGKPEFVTADMVKPGAVVIDVGINRVNEKLVGDVAFESVKEIASAITPVPGGVGPMTIAMLLKNTLTAARILSEVDRH, encoded by the coding sequence GTGTCAGCAGAAATCATTGATGGCAAAAAACTGGCCATAACATTTCGCGAACAGGTGGCTCAAGAAGTAGCCCAGTTCAAAGAGCAGTCTCAAATCGTTCCACATTTGACTGCTATTTTAGTCGGAGAAGATCCAGCCAGTGCCGTTTATGTCAGAAATAAACAGCGTGCCTGCGAAAAAGCAGGAATTCAGAGTACTCTGAAACGATTACCTGCAGAAACGACACAAGATGAGTTGCTTAAGCTGGTGCAGGAGTTAAATGCTGACAAAGGTGTGCATGGCATTTTAGTCCAGTTGCCACTACCAAAGCATATTGATGAAGTGGCGATTCTGGATGTGGTCAACCCCTTAAAAGATGTCGATGCTTTTCATCCGGAAAATGTAGGCTTGATTGTTCAGGGACGTCCTCGATATCTGCCGTGTACTCCGTACGGAATTCAGCAGATGATTCTTTCTACTGAAATGGAGACAGCTGGCAAGCATGCCGTGATTTTAGGTCGTAGCGAGATTGTAGGCAAACCAATGGCAATGCTGCTAATTCAGCGTGGTCTTGGGGCAGATGCGACTGTTACGATTTGCCATAGTAGAACTCAAAACTTAAAAGAGATTGTAAAGTCCGCAGATATCATCATCGCAGCCATCGGTAAGCCTGAATTTGTGACTGCTGATATGGTGAAGCCGGGCGCTGTTGTCATTGATGTCGGGATCAATCGTGTTAACGAAAAGCTCGTTGGAGATGTGGCCTTTGAATCGGTCAAAGAGATCGCTTCTGCGATTACACCCGTTCCGGGAGGAGTCGGGCCGATGACGATTGCCATGTTATTGAAAAATACATTAACGGCTGCCCGCATTCTTTCAGAGGTTGATCGACACTAG